Genomic window (Juglans microcarpa x Juglans regia isolate MS1-56 chromosome 2S, Jm3101_v1.0, whole genome shotgun sequence):
ATGTGGAAAACGTCGAATCTCTTAGGAGTTGCATTCACCATAAAATGTCTCTGTACTTGTTTTACTCTCATGTACAGCCTCAAGTACTGTCTTTGAGATATGCCCATCAAAATCGTTTTGATATTTGGTATGTCCTTCACTTCGACTTGCACAGAAAACGACTTCCAGTTTAGAACATCGCTAAAAGGTGGTATATAGCTATCAGAAATCAACACTGGCACACACTCAGCATAGATTGCCTCCACAACTCTTGGACTGGCTACTTCATACCCACTTGGGCACAAGCAGAACCTGCTCTTCTTCAACATAGAGTCATAAGATACTTTATGTGGAAGTTCCTCATAAACCTGCACGTCTTGGTCTTTGTTTTTCCATTGCTGTAGAAGTAGGTACCTAATGTGGCCATGCAAACGACCTGCAAAGAAAGCAAGAACCGACCGGCGGGACGGGTGGAGACCGCCAGTTAGCCCTGTGATTTTGTCTGTCCGAATATGGATTTCCGGAAAGGATGCATCCTTTGATGGTTTGAATCCTTCAGATGTATTAGCATTGCATAGAACTCTTATGGACCTGTGGAATAGATGTGGAACAAAGGAAGACACCCTCGGCCCCTGTAACAGAACTATATGTGAGGAATGAGAAATatgtacaaaaatataatctgaCGTATTCTATCAAGTTAgatcagtttatatatatatatatatgtgtgtattttGGAATCTTTTATGGGTTTGATTGTTTACCCAATCATGGCAAGAGAGCATGAAATGATCAGCACCAAGGCTTCGATTCCAAAACGGATATCTGTTGGAAATGATGTCAATGTAATCGACCATAACGTGTTGAAAGTAATGATCTTTATGAGAATTGGGAACGTAGAGGTACTGAACCATCATGACCACACTGAAAGGAAGGAAGTAGACAAGAGCCTCATCAGGATTTCTAGTACGGAAAAGTTGTCCCCTCTCCATTTCATGGATGAACCTTCCCTCTGTGGAATATATACTCCTGCATGGACCATTGTGAAACAGTGGCACTTCTCCTTCTTCGTATACGTAGATCTTGAATAGCCTCTCCATCTCTAGATAACTCCTATATATATCcaatcaatcattttttaattaattaataaggaATTAACTACAGTACTCAATATAAAACTCAATGATATATATTCAGTTTATTTGAAAAGCAATATTAGATACAAGTATAGAGCATGCAAGTTGATCCGTACAATTCCTAATTTGAAATAAGCAagaaccatcacaaaaaaaaaattatgcgagAGTCGTTTCATCGTGAcacccatttttttaaaaggactCCAAGAGGCTTGCACACCTTAAACTTGTGCAAACTTATGatactaattttatatatcgAATTCTGTTATATAGTCACATTTGTGTATTTCTTGCACAGTTCACTGATGTGattgacaaaaataattattttatattaaaaaaaagtgacgcaATCAATCATATTAGTAGAGTGGACAATAAGTACGcaaaagtgactgcacataaaatttttgttttatatcaCTAACTCCAAGGAGCCTTCAACTTATAGGTAAAGAATAATTCCATTCGATTAATGCATTTAAACCACACATCATTTAcgttgtataatttaatttgaaagttaaattttgaattttgaattttataaattaaattattgtataGAAATAttcactatatttttatttatttatttcttttaatttcaccTAGAAGTACGATTtggtttaaatattttcaacccACTAGCACTAGTACTACTACAACAGAACTAATCACATTAGAGAAggaaaaattgtttaaaataattttctttcttgtccTCTATGGTGTGAATTTTGGttcttattaaattttatgcCATCATTACCCTATCATATAGTTACCTAAAtagtctttaaaaaaaaacaaaaaaattgatcaatGCAACTCACTAGTGAGTCTACTCGGCCTGGTTTCTTACTCGATGGATTAGAAAACACTTGATCCTTAAAAGACAGAATTAGACATAGatttaaaaagaagagaaatgataattgtagTGGTGAATGTGTAAGCgtcgtgcaatcactttaaaaaagtaaataaatatgagatccatatgaaaaaaaattaattttttaatagtgaactcaactctttttcaaaacgactgtacGTCGTTTGCACATTCCATaactgtatgtagtattattctaaaaacatatgaaaatgCTTGGTTTATACagaaattttatacaaaaaaatttattatgtaaaatttataaattgacatgacttaaGGTCAtctgataaattataaaattatttttattttaaaatagatttgattTATTGGATTAAACCGCAACAATTTATAAactcttttatataaattaatttttgtatagaCTAATAACTTTTGGCAATAAATATGGTAGTACCTGTGGAAAGCATTTGCATTCCTATACACTGGGCCATGAGGAACATAATCTGGGTCCTGATGAGTTGATGTCCAATTCCGGATTTGAGAAGCTTCTCTTATAGAAAACCGGGCTCTAGCCAAACCTGCTTCGACTTTCTTTAAAGGTCTGCTCTTTCTCTTAGAAGTGCCAACAAAATGATCTTGATCGTGCCCAGCTTCATGCTTCAGTGttgtctctttctcttctccctGTTAACCCACCACccagaaagaagaaatatcaGTAACAGAACGTTCGTGCAACATCGttgaatgaaaaaaagaagtaattCCTACATGAGTAGTAGAAGCTGATGGC
Coding sequences:
- the LOC121251961 gene encoding probable glycosyltransferase At5g03795, with protein sequence MSRSSSTSFLALLLVTLPILVIIGFLSLFSPPLAIESSSKLLEPPPPAVPRTTTPPLISSNSQHGEASDQAPTPHGSAKPNKETPSDQADETHTPIFSSSEPTPAPSASTTHGEEKETTLKHEAGHDQDHFVGTSKRKSRPLKKVEAGLARARFSIREASQIRNWTSTHQDPDYVPHGPVYRNANAFHRSYLEMERLFKIYVYEEGEVPLFHNGPCRSIYSTEGRFIHEMERGQLFRTRNPDEALVYFLPFSVVMMVQYLYVPNSHKDHYFQHVMVDYIDIISNRYPFWNRSLGADHFMLSCHDWGPRVSSFVPHLFHRSIRVLCNANTSEGFKPSKDASFPEIHIRTDKITGLTGGLHPSRRSVLAFFAGRLHGHIRYLLLQQWKNKDQDVQVYEELPHKVSYDSMLKKSRFCLCPSGYEVASPRVVEAIYAECVPVLISDSYIPPFSDVLNWKSFSVQVEVKDIPNIKTILMGISQRQYLRLYMRVKQVQRHFMVNATPKRFDVFHMTLHSIWLRRLNVQIQDQ